In Turicibacter sanguinis, a genomic segment contains:
- a CDS encoding glycerophosphodiester phosphodiesterase family protein, producing the protein MGLELKNAFALFKYNFKGILLFELLFKLMSWMIYTPILLLLFRLSVYMSGYGFITVENFMSYLLRPSTLIIIFLLLGFFTLLLFCEISGLVYAFHASYHRVKISWFDLFYLSLKSLFKLIKTNLVIALIAVMGILMFYFNIRGSYFPKLTLTGVVNDYIVSNRLWMILFLIVGVLFSIGCVRWMYCPHWYNLSDLSLSSSIQASVKMTHHRFLNSVVRVILWYATVIVSVLLLETVGFGMMALLTETLNQFSIWIFTVKIIVFMSLILLMTIFLIPAQYCQISASYYHWLHEKRIGVPGWRNINLDSSKKVMSIFILCCFCFIGAGLMMGSNIYKDTFETLSLIRQTEITAHRGYSAMAPENTMPAIGLAIEHGADYIEVDVQKTKDEVLVLFHDRTLKRMAGIKKKISDLTYNELSTIDLGASFDDIFEGTHIATLEKALELCAGRAKLNIELKSSEEDLGRLVVDMVASHDMLEDIVITAADYEAIKRVKEYNNEIMTGYITSALYGDVSEMKYADVFSLQSSFITADLVADIHRHGKLVFAWTVNNLNETKRLMELGVDNIITDYVEHTLEVKASLIKAE; encoded by the coding sequence ATGTCATGGATGATTTATACACCGATTTTACTTCTTTTATTTAGGTTATCAGTTTATATGAGTGGTTATGGATTTATTACAGTTGAAAATTTTATGTCGTATTTATTACGACCATCTACTTTGATTATTATTTTTTTATTGCTTGGTTTTTTTACATTACTGTTGTTTTGTGAAATTAGTGGTTTAGTGTACGCTTTTCATGCATCGTATCACCGGGTAAAAATATCGTGGTTTGATCTATTTTATTTATCCTTGAAGTCACTTTTCAAGTTAATTAAAACAAATCTGGTGATAGCACTGATTGCAGTAATGGGAATTTTAATGTTTTATTTTAATATTCGAGGAAGCTATTTTCCAAAATTAACACTGACGGGTGTGGTAAATGACTATATTGTCTCGAATCGATTATGGATGATTTTATTTTTGATTGTTGGGGTGTTGTTTTCAATCGGATGTGTAAGATGGATGTATTGTCCTCATTGGTACAATTTATCGGATTTAAGTTTAAGCTCATCTATTCAGGCGAGCGTTAAAATGACACATCATCGATTTTTAAATAGTGTAGTAAGGGTAATTTTATGGTATGCAACCGTCATTGTGTCCGTTTTATTACTTGAAACAGTTGGATTTGGTATGATGGCTTTGTTAACTGAAACTTTAAATCAGTTTTCTATTTGGATTTTTACAGTCAAGATTATTGTTTTTATGAGTTTAATTTTATTAATGACCATCTTTTTGATTCCAGCCCAGTATTGTCAAATAAGTGCCAGCTATTATCATTGGTTACATGAGAAAAGAATTGGCGTGCCAGGTTGGAGGAATATAAATTTAGATTCTTCCAAAAAAGTAATGAGTATCTTTATTTTATGTTGTTTTTGTTTCATTGGTGCTGGATTGATGATGGGGTCTAATATTTATAAAGATACGTTTGAGACATTATCCCTTATCAGACAGACTGAAATAACAGCTCATCGTGGTTATTCAGCAATGGCGCCTGAAAATACAATGCCCGCGATTGGGTTAGCAATTGAGCATGGGGCAGATTATATTGAAGTTGATGTTCAAAAAACGAAAGATGAGGTGTTAGTACTCTTTCACGACCGAACACTCAAAAGAATGGCAGGAATAAAGAAAAAAATAAGTGATTTAACATATAATGAGTTATCCACGATTGATCTTGGAGCATCATTTGATGATATTTTCGAGGGAACACATATCGCAACACTTGAAAAAGCTTTAGAGTTATGTGCAGGTCGTGCCAAACTAAATATTGAATTGAAATCGTCTGAGGAGGATTTAGGAAGACTGGTTGTCGATATGGTAGCAAGCCATGACATGCTTGAGGATATTGTGATTACAGCAGCCGACTATGAGGCAATAAAACGAGTTAAAGAATATAATAACGAAATTATGACAGGATATATTACATCAGCTCTTTACGGTGATGTGAGTGAGATGAAGTATGCAGATGTATTTAGTCTGCAATCAAGTTTTATTACAGCTGATTTAGTTGCAGATATTCACCGTCATGGAAAATTAGTTTTTGCTTGGACCGTTAATAATTTAAATGAAACGAAGCGTTTAATGGAATTAGGTGTAGATAATATTATTACAGATTATGTGGAGCATACACTT